aaaaaataatgcccttgacttacttttttttgttgttattgaaaGCAGTTTTTCCTGTGTCTGAGCATGTATAACATTAGTGGTTTACGTAGAGAGTTTGTTTATTGCAACCGGAGGCACATTCCTAGGCAAGAATGGTTTTTTAATGTTCAGTTATCCTATTTCCAGTAGGACATCTTCAGAAATGAGCAAATTCCGTTAAACCAATAACCCTGATTTTGGCGGATAAGCGCTTATATAATTCTGCTTTGAGAAAAGAGATTGTTCATTCTACTTTAGGAACTACTAGCTAAGTCTGGTGCTTCTTAACCCTTAACTAAGAAAAATGAGGCTTGCTGACAATGGGTAGTTTTTACTGGCCTGTGAAACCCAACAGCGTGTTCAGCAATGTAAACCACAGCAGCTGTCTTTTGCTGGCTTCACTGTTGTTTGAAGTATAATGAAACTGCTTCTTGGctaggctcggtggctcacgcctataatcccaacactttgggaggccaaggtgggaggatcacctgaagtcaggagttcaagaccagcctggccaacatggtgaaatccagtctctactaaaaacagaaaaattagtgcggtgtggtggtgcatgcctgtaatcccagctactcaggaggctgaggcaggagaatcacttgaacctgggaggtggaggttgccctgagccgaaattgtgccattcattgcactgcagcctggattacaagagcaagactccgtctcaaaaaaaaaaaaaaaaaaaaaaaaaaaaagctgcttctCACAAATGGCTACACCTGCTGCCTCATCTTCCAGCCCCTAAATAACTGTAGTATCCAGCATTATTGAATGCTGGGACTTGAGAATAAAGAGAAccagaatcttcttttttttttttttcatgtcataAGTTTATTGACAAACATACCTAGTATGCCATGAGTTAGAGTTTGATCCATTTCCAGAGGCTGTATCTCTTAAAATGCTCTTCATATCTGTTAAATGGACGAGCTGAAACATCCTTATGATTTAAGCAGTTGGTGTTGTACTATAAGGAAGGGTGCAGCAAATGCAGATCCAAAGTACAAGCACATCTTAACTAGTAACGCCCACTTGTTTTCCACTGAAAATGGCGAATACTTCCCAGGACCCTCCTCATAGTGGCTCCTATGGACCACAGAGGTTGTGAACTTCCGGATGCTGTGGCCCAACATAGCGCTGCTGGAAGCTCTGCGAAAAGCGCAGAGACGGGGGACCGATGAAATGGCGGCACCTCATCAAGACCTTGTTTTCACGACCTTGTTCCCCCGTGCTCGAGAACCAGAATCTTAGAATGTGAGAGTTAGAATGTATTATGGAAATCTTTAACTCACCTCCTTCTCAAATGGCCtcagctattaaaaagaaatgttactgTGGTAGCTGTCATAGTAGGTAGTTAAAAGAATGATAGTGCTATTCAGAATGCCATTAGAATCTTCTAGATGAGTGAAGACGTTTGTCTGTCTAGGAGTCTTTGAGATGTAGTATCTTTTAGCCGCCTTTCAAAAATAACACATTCTGAAAGTGACTGAAAGCTACTAGGGGCAGCACACATCCGGGCCTGCTATACACTTCAGGAGGACTGTGGGAAGAAGTAAAAATGAAGAGTGACCATTGTCCCTCAACATTTTCTAATCTAATTAGAAAATAGATTTGAGAAAGGAGGGAACTTTGGAGCATTTAGGAATCAAtttgtgattatttaaaaattattttggagacagcatatttctttgtttcccaggctggagtgcagtggctattcacaggtacagtcatagctccctgcagcctcgaactcctggcctcaagccatccttctgcctcggcaTCTTGAGTTGCTAGGATGACAGAGTGTGTACATCGTGCTTGGCTTGAATGGATCTTTTACCTATGTatgattttgtaacatcatgCATTGGTTATTTGGAAGATTATAGGATTATGCATCAGTTATTTTGAAGGTAATTGTTCATTAAGTTATGTAAAATTTCCAAATgttgatatattttttatatggCATAAAATCATGTTATTAATAGCTGATATCACTATGATCTTATAAGGAGAGTATTTTGGGAAGCTCTCTGGGTCATGGTAGTAGATACCAGCTTACTGTGACTTGTAACGGCTGGAAAGGTAATTGAAGTTGCATTAGGAAACAGTCTGGGAGTGGAAGGGAAAtggattttacttttataaaaaagtTTTATGTTGAAGGCCCTGTAGggggcattttatttttctggttgcttttttttaGTGTTAGCAAGTTTGATTCCATCTAAGGAGTACGTAACCAAAGGTAGTTGGCCTTTTCAAATCTGTGAacccaaagatttaaaaaaaaatttatttgcttttattttattattttatagagacagggtctcgctctgttgcccaggccggagtacagtggcatcatcttggctcattgcagcacCGACTTTCCAGACTCAAactatccttctgcctcagcctccagagtagctgggactgtaggcatgtgccaccatgctcagctaactcttgaatttttttgtagagatgggatttcaccatgtagctcaggctgttctcagactcctaagttcaagcaattcacctgccttggcctcccaaagtcttaggattataggcttgagccaccgtgcctggcccgaaGAAATGTCTGTGATGGAATGTATAGTGTACTTCTGAGCTTGCCTGCTTTTTTTAGGTGCTTGGTTCCCTGTCAGTTATAAATCTGGGAGTCTTTAGAACTTCTTCTGAGCCTTTTAATCCCTCCATTCTCCAATCTAAAGCTAGACCTCATAATTGTCTGATTAGAGTCCTGGATCAGTCTTA
This region of Macaca fascicularis isolate 582-1 chromosome 1, T2T-MFA8v1.1 genomic DNA includes:
- the LOC123570224 gene encoding cytochrome c oxidase subunit 7C, mitochondrial-like, which encodes MLGHSIRKFTTSVVHRSHYEEGPGKYSPFSVENKWALLVKMCLYFGSAFAAPFLIVQHQLLKS